GTAACTGGAGAAGTTGATGCTATTGCTGTTAACGGTAAGGTAGTGACTATCCATAACGGAAGTGCAATGATGCCGAAAGTTATTGGAACAGGATGTTTATTAGGAGCAGTTCTAGCAAGTTTTATAGGACTAGAAAAAGGACAAGAATTAAAATCTTTAGAAACAGCAATGTTAGCATATAATATTGCCGGGGAAATGGCAGAAAAACGTCCTAATGGACATCTACCAGGAACGTTTAAAGTTGAATTTATTAATGCGTTATATGAAGTTACTGATAAAGATATAAAAACATTTAAAAAGGTGAAATAAGATGTTTAATAAAGAACTATTAAAATTATATTTTATTTGTGGAACGACTACTTGTTTAGGGAAAGATTTATATACAGTAGTTGAAGATGCCTTAGTAGGTGGAATAACTTTATTTCAATTCCGTGAAAAAGGTAAAGGTGCTTTAGAAGGTAAAGAAAAACTGGAATTAGCAATAAAACTTCAAAATCTTTGTAAAAAATACAATGTACCGTTTATCGTAAATGATGATATAGAATTGGCATTAGAAATAGATGCTGATGGAGTCCACGTAGGACAAGACGACCTAGGTGTTGATGAAATTAGAAAATTGATGCCAAATAAAATAATCGGTCTTTCTATAGGAAATGAAGAAGAATTTAAACAATCCAAAGTTGAATATGTAGATTATGTTGGTGTAGGACCTGTATATGTCACTCAGTCAAAAGATGATGCAGGTGGTGCAATAGGATATGAAGGACTAGAATTAATGAGAAAATTATTACCGGAAATGCCACTAGTCGCAATCGGTGGAATACAGACACAACATATTAAAGATATAATGAAGACAAATGTCGATGGTGTATCTATTATTTCAGCAATTTCATATTCAGATAATATTGAAAAAACAGTTCGTGAAATGAACGAACAATTCTAAAATTAGCCTCCAAAGGAAAATCATTTCTTGATAACTTTCAAGGAATGAGTCAAAGAGTAGAATGGAAAATTTATACCGGTTTTTTATTCTGCTCTTTTTATCTTATCAATTGATAAAAAAATTGATAAGTTATATAATTAGTGTGAAAAAAAGAATACTAAAATATTGGTAGGAGGAAAATTTTATGACGAATATAGTATTGATTCATGGTACATGGTGTGATGGGACTGTGTGGGGAGAATTCGCAGATGATCTGCAAAAATTAGGTTTAAATGTATATACTCCAACATTGAGATATCATGATTTACCTTATGAAGAAGTCGAAAAAAAGGTAGCAGATGTTAGTTTAGATGAATTTGCTGATGATATTGTAGATCTAATAGAAACGCTAGATGAAGCTCCGATTGTATTGGGGCACTCGTTAGGAGGACTCCTTGCTCAGAAAGTTGCTATGAAGACAATGACTAAGGGGCTTATTTTAATGGGGACTGCACCAGCAGCAGGAATTTTCGCATTTTATCCAAGCATGGTAATTTGTTTCTATAAACATTTTCTACGTTGGGGATTTTGGAAAAAATCTATGCCCCCTTATAAACATGCATTTTATGATTATTGTATGAATAATCAAGATGAAGCGGATAAGGAGAGAGAATTTTCTAAATTAGTTCCAGAATCTGGATTTACATACTTCCAAATGGCACTACCTTTTTTAGATAAGCAAAAAGGTGCATATATTGATTTTAAAATTGTAACTGAACCTGTATTAGTAATAACTGGAAGTGAAGATAAAATGGTGCATCCAAATATAGCAAAAGCAACAGCGAAAAGATACAAAAACGCTACATTAACAATATTACAAGGTTCAGATCATATGTATGAAGCTCCGAAATATAGAGACAAAACTGTAGAAGCAATAGAGAAATGGCTAAAAAATAACAATCTTAACTAGTGATTTTTTGAAAGAAATAGTATTTTATGTAAATGAAAAAGTAAATAATCATGAGTTTTCAAAAAACTTTTTAAAAAAAATTCAAAAAAAAGTGTTGACATTTTTAATTCTGAATGATAACATAGAGTCAAGTTAAAAATTACCAATATTCAAATAAGTACTTTATAGGAACTTTTACAGAGAGTGTGGATGGGTGAAAGCACACAATGCAGATGATAAAGGAAAATGGTTTGAATGGTAAAAAAAGTGAGTTTTAAAACACAAGCTTTTTTCGTAGGCGTTACGTTACAAACGCACACTATCTCGGATATATTCTAGATGCATAGCCGATGTAGTGGTAAAGTTCGTATTTTACGAAAAAGTAAGGTGGTACCGTGAAATTAGTTTTCGCCCTTATTCTCTTAGGAGAGTAGGGGTGATTTTTTTTACATAAAATTCACAAAACCTAAATATTAATAATAAAAAAATCAAAAGGAGAAAATTATATAATGAAGAAATTATTATTTTTAGTAACAAGTTTTATACTTGGAATCGTATTAATTGGATGCTCTAGCGCATCAAAAACTGAGAAAAAAGGTATCGATGTTGATAAACTAGATCCTAGTAAACCTGTAACAGTAAAAGTTGGAGCTACTAACGTACCTCACGCTGTATTATTAGAGCACGTTGCTCCTCAACTTGAAAAAGAAGGAATCAAATTAGACATCGTTACATACCAAGACTACTACGTACCAAACAAAACGTTAAACGATAAAGATATCGACATTAACTACTTCCAACACGTACCATTCTTAAAAAATGCTATTAAAGAAAATGGATACAAAATTGAAGATGCTGGTGCAATTCACTTAGAGCCAATCGGATTATACTCTAAAAAAGTTAAAAACGTTAAAGACCTTAAAGAAGGTGCCAAAGTATTAGTAAGTAACAACAAATCTGAATGGGGACGCGTAATTAAATTACTAGCTTCTGAAGGATTAGTAAAAGTTAAAGATGGTGTAGATCCAGTAACAGCTACTTTTGATGATATCGCTGAAAACCCTAAAAAATTACAATTTAGCTACGAAAATGATCCAGCATTAATGGTTAAATTCTACCAAAATGGTGAAGGTGACCTAGTTTCAATCAACGCTAACTTTGCTGTTGACGCAGGATTAAATGCAGCAACTGAACCAGTTTTAGTAGAAAAAGCTACAGATGATAACCCATATGCTAACATCGTCGTTGTTCGTGAAGGTGATAAAGACAAACTTGTTGTTAAAAAACTTGTTGCAGCTTTAAAATCTGAAGATACTCAAAAATTCATTAAAGAAAAATGGAATGGAGCAGTATTACCTGTTAAATAATTTCATTAAATAAATAAAAAAGCAGCTCATAAGAGCTGTTTTTTTGTTTATTTAAAGTAAAGAAAGTGTGAATTTAATTTATATACTGGAAAATAAAAAATTGGACTGACAAAAATCAGTCCAATTAGTTTATATGAATGTTGATATTATTAACCAGAAATTTAAGATTATTAATATTACTGTACAGATCCATGCAAGAATCTTCATCCATGGTTTAATAACAAATTCTCCCATAAGTTTTTTATTTGATGTATAAAGTGTTAGTGGGATAATTGATATTGGAAGAGCAATACTTAAGAATACTTGTGTATAAATTAGTAAGCTCTCTATTGCTTGTTCGCTATCTCCGAAAACTATTAAACAGATAACAACAGGTAATACTGCAATTACACGTGTTAACATTCTTCTAAGCCACATAGGAAGCCTTAAATGAATGAAACCTTCCATAACTATTTGCCCTGATAATGTACCAGTAATAGTAGAATTTTGTCCAGATGCTAAAAGAGCAACTGCGAATAATATACTAAGAAGTGGCGAAGCAATAGATCCAACAATATTACTATCTTGTAAAGCATTGTATAAATCTGTAAAACGTCCAAGGCTGTCACCATGACCATGGAATAATGCTGCCCCAAGAACTAATAGTAGACAGTTTACTACGAATGCAATAGTAAGTTGAATATTAGAATCTATTGTAGAAAATCGAATTGCTTCTCTTTTAACTTTATTATCTTTTCTATCGTATCGTCTTGCTTGAACAATAGAAGAATGTAGGTATAAATTATGTGGCATAACTGTTGCACCTACGATACCAAGGGCGATAAATAATGCACCTTTATTACTAATTACTTCTTTGTTTGGAATAAATCCTTTAATTAATTCTCCGGTATTAGGATTAGATAATAAAACTTCATAGAAGAATATTATAAGAATTGTAAAAATAAGTGCAGCCACAATTGCCTCAATTTTTCTAAATCCAAAATGCGCTAATAATAATAGTAAAAATACATCGAAGATAGTTATTATAACTCCTAATAGTAATGGAATACCGAATAACAATTTTAAAGCTACGGCACTTCCGATAATTTCTGCAATATCAGTAGCCATAATAGCTAGTTCGGTAATAATCCAAAGGACAACACCTAGTTTCTTACCAGTATGTTTTCTAGTTGCTTGAGCTAGGTCCATACCAGTTACAATACCTAATCTTACAGACATTGATTGAAGCAACATCGCGATAAGATTCGATATAAGTATAACGAATAGTAAGCTATACGCATATTGAGCACCACCAGCGATAGAGGTAATCCAGTTACCAGGATCCATATAACCGACTGCTACTAATGCTCCCGGTCCACTATAAGCCAGGACTTTCTTTAAAAAGCTTCCTTCTTTTGGAACATCAACTGTATTGTTAATTTCTTGAAGAGAAAGCTGATTCGCAGCTTCTAACTCTTCTTGACTTTTTCTCAAAAATTTTTTAAAAATCATTTAATCACCTTCTCTAAAAATAATAGTGTAGAATAAGAATATAAAACTACTTTCCTTAAGGCAGAAATCTTGCCTTCGGAAAACTATAAACAATATTATACTACAAAAATGAAAAAATGTAAATTCTTTTGAAAATAGATATCATCATGATATTAGTTTATTATTAGTATAAGATGAAAAAAGTTTAAAATATATTGAAAATAATTTGAATAGAAATAAAATCCTATTGTAATATAAGTTAATTCTTTGTATAGGAAAAATGAGAAAATATTATTAGGTGATTATATATACAACAATGATAAATGTAGTTCTGTATATATAATTGTGATAGAATATAATTGAAGGGTTATACAGTAGGGGGAGATACTTATGGAAAGTTATATTTTTATTATCATATTAAGTCTAATTTTTGCTAGTGCCATTAAGTGTTTAGTAGATAGTGAGAATAAGAGAGAGTTCCTATTTAGACGAAGTTGTTGTTCTAGTTGTCAGAAAGAATTAAGGGGTATGGACTTAATTCCCATTTTTAGCTATTTATATAAAAAAGGACGATGTAGTTACTGTAATCAAAAAATTCCATTAGATGTATTTTTATACGAAATTTTTACTTTTATTACTATAGTATTATTTATTATTTTCCAAAATCATTTTGTTTTTATTAGTTATCTTGAAGTTAGTATATTTATTATTCTCATTTTTTTAGGAATAGAAGATATAAAATCATTTGAAGTTAATGATGAGTTGTTTTATCTTCTAATTATATTAAATTTTTCTTCTATATATATACACTATTATTTATTCAATTTTTTAGATTTTATTTATCTTATTATTATCTTTCATATACTATATATTTTTACAAGAGGTGGTTTAGGTTATGGCGATATAAAAGTTTTTTGTGTATTAGCTTTAAATTTAAACTTATTTGAAGGAGTGTATTTGTTAATTTTCACATTTTTATATGCAGGATTCTTCGCCATTTGGTTAATTATTTTGAAAAAAGTTAAAAGAAAAACGAAACTACCACTAGTACCATTCATAGCGCTTAGTTATTTAACAATAATATTAATAAGGGAGGGATTATTATGGTAGCATATACTATTAAAGAGTTTAATGAGGAAGATCGTCCGAGGGAGAAATTCAAAAAATTAGGTGCTCTAGCTCTCAGCGATAAAGAGATTCTAGCAATATTACTAAGAACAGGGACAAAAAATCAAAATGTAATTGAGCTTTCCGACATGATTCTGAAAGATATGGGTGGCATTACAAAGTTAAG
This is a stretch of genomic DNA from Gemella haemolysans. It encodes these proteins:
- a CDS encoding Nramp family divalent metal transporter — translated: MIFKKFLRKSQEELEAANQLSLQEINNTVDVPKEGSFLKKVLAYSGPGALVAVGYMDPGNWITSIAGGAQYAYSLLFVILISNLIAMLLQSMSVRLGIVTGMDLAQATRKHTGKKLGVVLWIITELAIMATDIAEIIGSAVALKLLFGIPLLLGVIITIFDVFLLLLLAHFGFRKIEAIVAALIFTILIIFFYEVLLSNPNTGELIKGFIPNKEVISNKGALFIALGIVGATVMPHNLYLHSSIVQARRYDRKDNKVKREAIRFSTIDSNIQLTIAFVVNCLLLVLGAALFHGHGDSLGRFTDLYNALQDSNIVGSIASPLLSILFAVALLASGQNSTITGTLSGQIVMEGFIHLRLPMWLRRMLTRVIAVLPVVICLIVFGDSEQAIESLLIYTQVFLSIALPISIIPLTLYTSNKKLMGEFVIKPWMKILAWICTVILIILNFWLIISTFI
- a CDS encoding prepilin peptidase — encoded protein: MESYIFIIILSLIFASAIKCLVDSENKREFLFRRSCCSSCQKELRGMDLIPIFSYLYKKGRCSYCNQKIPLDVFLYEIFTFITIVLFIIFQNHFVFISYLEVSIFIILIFLGIEDIKSFEVNDELFYLLIILNFSSIYIHYYLFNFLDFIYLIIIFHILYIFTRGGLGYGDIKVFCVLALNLNLFEGVYLLIFTFLYAGFFAIWLIILKKVKRKTKLPLVPFIALSYLTIILIREGLLW
- a CDS encoding MetQ/NlpA family ABC transporter substrate-binding protein; translated protein: MKKLLFLVTSFILGIVLIGCSSASKTEKKGIDVDKLDPSKPVTVKVGATNVPHAVLLEHVAPQLEKEGIKLDIVTYQDYYVPNKTLNDKDIDINYFQHVPFLKNAIKENGYKIEDAGAIHLEPIGLYSKKVKNVKDLKEGAKVLVSNNKSEWGRVIKLLASEGLVKVKDGVDPVTATFDDIAENPKKLQFSYENDPALMVKFYQNGEGDLVSINANFAVDAGLNAATEPVLVEKATDDNPYANIVVVREGDKDKLVVKKLVAALKSEDTQKFIKEKWNGAVLPVK
- a CDS encoding alpha/beta fold hydrolase translates to MTNIVLIHGTWCDGTVWGEFADDLQKLGLNVYTPTLRYHDLPYEEVEKKVADVSLDEFADDIVDLIETLDEAPIVLGHSLGGLLAQKVAMKTMTKGLILMGTAPAAGIFAFYPSMVICFYKHFLRWGFWKKSMPPYKHAFYDYCMNNQDEADKEREFSKLVPESGFTYFQMALPFLDKQKGAYIDFKIVTEPVLVITGSEDKMVHPNIAKATAKRYKNATLTILQGSDHMYEAPKYRDKTVEAIEKWLKNNNLN
- the thiE gene encoding thiamine phosphate synthase, yielding MFNKELLKLYFICGTTTCLGKDLYTVVEDALVGGITLFQFREKGKGALEGKEKLELAIKLQNLCKKYNVPFIVNDDIELALEIDADGVHVGQDDLGVDEIRKLMPNKIIGLSIGNEEEFKQSKVEYVDYVGVGPVYVTQSKDDAGGAIGYEGLELMRKLLPEMPLVAIGGIQTQHIKDIMKTNVDGVSIISAISYSDNIEKTVREMNEQF